The following coding sequences are from one Mugil cephalus isolate CIBA_MC_2020 chromosome 9, CIBA_Mcephalus_1.1, whole genome shotgun sequence window:
- the mark4b gene encoding MAP/microtubule affinity-regulating kinase 4 isoform X4: protein MSLRTALPGNERNPDHHASLSASRSEKGTGWSSRSLGARCRNSIAFCSDEQPRIGNYRLLKTIGKGNFAKVKLARHILTGREVAIKIIDKTQLNPTSLQKLFREVRIMKTLNHPNIVQLFEVIETEKTLYLIMEYASGGEVFDYLVAHGRMKEKEARAKFRQIVSAVHYCHQKNIVHRDLKAENLLLDADSNIKIADFGFSNEFTAGSKLDTFCGSPPYAAPELFQGKKYDGPEVDIWSLGVILYTLVSGSLPFDGQNLKELRERVLRGKYRVPFYMSTDCEGILRRFLVLNPTKRCSLEQIMKDKWINVGYDSDELKPHIEPVEDFTDTSRIDVMVGMGFNREDIKDALVSRKYNEITATYLLLGRKTETDVTDSRSGSTLSLARVRHGTITNGTSKHSTSSSSSGATSSSSGHKAQRSASTYHRQRRHSDFCGPAAPGSAHPKRSPSGAGEGAGLKEERLSVRKPSTSTVGSRSIPTPSSPMVSSAHNPNKAEIPDRRKEVNSTTNNIPASAMTRRNTYVCTDRSGSDRHSLLQNGKENSTLSHRLPPASPSTHSIAGASGVSSSSSTPSSRLSRGSTVRSTFHGGQIRDRRPPSHAPPASPTPSHDASPLPHARTRATTNLLSKITSKLTRRVTLDPSKRQSSNKSMSGCTLPQGTKTVRSQTNLRESADLRSQVAIYLGIRKRPSPGPPDAAGM from the exons CATGCCTCCCTGTCGGCCAGCCGCTCAGAGAAAGGCACTGGCTGGTCGAGTCGCTCCCTCGGCGCCCGATGTCGTAACTCCATTGCCTTTTGTTCGGATGAGCAGCCGCGCATCGGCAACTACCGGCTGCTCAAGACCATCGGCAAGGGAAACTTTGCCAAGGTCAAGCTGGCACGACACATATTGACCGGCAGAGAG GTTGCAATAAAGATCATCGACAAAACACAGCTCAACCCGACCAGCCTGCAGAAG ctgtttcGAGAGGTACGCATCATGAAAACTCTGAACCACCCCAACATAG tccAGTTATTTGAGGTTATTGAGACGGAAAAGACACTCTACCTGATTATGGAGTATGCAAGCGGAG GTGAAGTGTTCGACTACCTCGTGGCTCATGGCAGAATGAAGGAGAAAGAGGCCAGAGCCAAGTTCAGACAG ATTGTCTCGGCGGTGCACTACTGTCATCAGAAGAATATTGTTCACAGAGACTTGAAG GCGGAGAACTTGCTACTAGACGCTGACTCCAACATCAAAATAGCCGACTTTGGGTTCAGCAACGAGTTCACTGCAGGCAGTAAACTGGACACGTTCTGCGGCTCCCCGCCCTACGCCGCCCCGGAGCTCTTCCAGGGGAAGAAGTACGACGGTCCAGAGGTGGACATCTGGAGCCTGGGCGTCATCCTGTACACGCTGGTCAGCGGTTCGTTGCCCTTTGACGGCCAGAACCTAAAG GAGCTCCGGGAGCGTGTGTTGAGAGGGAAGTATCGCGTGCCCTTCTACATGTCCACGGACTGTGAGGGAATTCTGCGCCGCTTCCTGGTCCTGAACCCCACCAAGAGATGCTCCCTGGAG CAAATAATGAAAGATAAATGGATTAACGTCGGCTACGACAGCGACGAGCTCAAGCCCCATATAGAGCCTGTGGAGGACTTCACAGACACCAGCCGCATTG ACGTGATGGTTGGGATGGGCTTCAACAGGGAAGACATCAAAGACGCACTGGTCAGTCGCAAGTACAATGAAATCACTGCCACATACTTGCTGCTGGGACGCAAGACCGAG aCGGATGTCACCGACTCCCGATCAGGCAGCACCTTAAGTCTGGCTCGAGTCCGACACGGCACCATCACCAACGGAACAAGCAAACactccacttcctcttcctcctctggtgCAACGTCTTCCTCCTCCGGCCATAAGGCCCAGCGCAGCGCCTCCACGTACCACCGCCAGAGACGACACTCCGACTTCT GTggtccagcagctcctgggtCGGCGCATCCCAAACGGAGCCCCAGTGGCGCGGgcgagggggcggggcttaaagAGGAGCGCCTGTCGGTACGCAAGCCGAGCACCAGCACCGTGGGCTCCCGTAGCATCCCGACCCCCTCCAGTCCCATGGTTAGCTCCGCCCACAACCCAAATAAAGCTGAGATACCTGACCGACGCAAAGAGGTCAACTCGACTACG AATAACATCCCGGCCAGTGCCATGACTCGAAGGAACACGTACGTGTGCACGGACCGATCCGGCTCTGACAGACACTCCCTGCTGCAAAACGGCAAAGAAAACAG TACCTTATCCCACCGCCTcccccctgcctccccctccacccacagCATCGCCGGCGCCTCGGGagtctcctcctcgtcctccactcCATCCTCTCGTCTCTCCAGAGGATCCACGGTGCGGAGCACGTTCCACGGAGGCCAGATCAGAGACCGCCGGCCCCCCTCTCACGCCCCCCCGGCCTCCCCGACGCCGTCCCACGACGCCAGCCCGCTCCCCCACGCCAGGACCCGGGCCACCACCAACCTGCTGAGCAAGATCACCTCCAAGCTGACCCGCAG GGTCACTCTTGACCCCTCTAAACGTCAGAGCTCAAACAAGTCCATGTCGGGCTGCACCCTCCCACAGGGAACAAAAACAGTTA
- the mark4b gene encoding MAP/microtubule affinity-regulating kinase 4 isoform X5: MSLRTALPGNERNPDHHASLSASRSEKGTGWSSRSLGARCRNSIAFCSDEQPRIGNYRLLKTIGKGNFAKVKLARHILTGREVAIKIIDKTQLNPTSLQKLFREVRIMKTLNHPNIVQLFEVIETEKTLYLIMEYASGGEVFDYLVAHGRMKEKEARAKFRQIVSAVHYCHQKNIVHRDLKAENLLLDADSNIKIADFGFSNEFTAGSKLDTFCGSPPYAAPELFQGKKYDGPEVDIWSLGVILYTLVSGSLPFDGQNLKELRERVLRGKYRVPFYMSTDCEGILRRFLVLNPTKRCSLEQIMKDKWINVGYDSDELKPHIEPVEDFTDTSRIDVMVGMGFNREDIKDALVSRKYNEITATYLLLGRKTETDVTDSRSGSTLSLARVRHGTITNGTSKHSTSSSSSGATSSSSGHKAQRSASTYHRQRRHSDFCGPAAPGSAHPKRSPSGAGEGAGLKEERLSVRKPSTSTVGSRSIPTPSSPMVSSAHNPNKAEIPDRRKEVNSTTNNIPASAMTRRNTYVCTDRSGSDRHSLLQNGKENSTLSHRLPPASPSTHSIAGASGVSSSSSTPSSRLSRGSTVRSTFHGGQIRDRRPPSHAPPASPTPSHDASPLPHARTRATTNLLSKITSKLTRRVTLDPSKRQSSNKSMSGCTLPQGTKTVRSQTNLRESADLRSQGLVYSLSASAAPAQSQLKNSR, encoded by the exons CATGCCTCCCTGTCGGCCAGCCGCTCAGAGAAAGGCACTGGCTGGTCGAGTCGCTCCCTCGGCGCCCGATGTCGTAACTCCATTGCCTTTTGTTCGGATGAGCAGCCGCGCATCGGCAACTACCGGCTGCTCAAGACCATCGGCAAGGGAAACTTTGCCAAGGTCAAGCTGGCACGACACATATTGACCGGCAGAGAG GTTGCAATAAAGATCATCGACAAAACACAGCTCAACCCGACCAGCCTGCAGAAG ctgtttcGAGAGGTACGCATCATGAAAACTCTGAACCACCCCAACATAG tccAGTTATTTGAGGTTATTGAGACGGAAAAGACACTCTACCTGATTATGGAGTATGCAAGCGGAG GTGAAGTGTTCGACTACCTCGTGGCTCATGGCAGAATGAAGGAGAAAGAGGCCAGAGCCAAGTTCAGACAG ATTGTCTCGGCGGTGCACTACTGTCATCAGAAGAATATTGTTCACAGAGACTTGAAG GCGGAGAACTTGCTACTAGACGCTGACTCCAACATCAAAATAGCCGACTTTGGGTTCAGCAACGAGTTCACTGCAGGCAGTAAACTGGACACGTTCTGCGGCTCCCCGCCCTACGCCGCCCCGGAGCTCTTCCAGGGGAAGAAGTACGACGGTCCAGAGGTGGACATCTGGAGCCTGGGCGTCATCCTGTACACGCTGGTCAGCGGTTCGTTGCCCTTTGACGGCCAGAACCTAAAG GAGCTCCGGGAGCGTGTGTTGAGAGGGAAGTATCGCGTGCCCTTCTACATGTCCACGGACTGTGAGGGAATTCTGCGCCGCTTCCTGGTCCTGAACCCCACCAAGAGATGCTCCCTGGAG CAAATAATGAAAGATAAATGGATTAACGTCGGCTACGACAGCGACGAGCTCAAGCCCCATATAGAGCCTGTGGAGGACTTCACAGACACCAGCCGCATTG ACGTGATGGTTGGGATGGGCTTCAACAGGGAAGACATCAAAGACGCACTGGTCAGTCGCAAGTACAATGAAATCACTGCCACATACTTGCTGCTGGGACGCAAGACCGAG aCGGATGTCACCGACTCCCGATCAGGCAGCACCTTAAGTCTGGCTCGAGTCCGACACGGCACCATCACCAACGGAACAAGCAAACactccacttcctcttcctcctctggtgCAACGTCTTCCTCCTCCGGCCATAAGGCCCAGCGCAGCGCCTCCACGTACCACCGCCAGAGACGACACTCCGACTTCT GTggtccagcagctcctgggtCGGCGCATCCCAAACGGAGCCCCAGTGGCGCGGgcgagggggcggggcttaaagAGGAGCGCCTGTCGGTACGCAAGCCGAGCACCAGCACCGTGGGCTCCCGTAGCATCCCGACCCCCTCCAGTCCCATGGTTAGCTCCGCCCACAACCCAAATAAAGCTGAGATACCTGACCGACGCAAAGAGGTCAACTCGACTACG AATAACATCCCGGCCAGTGCCATGACTCGAAGGAACACGTACGTGTGCACGGACCGATCCGGCTCTGACAGACACTCCCTGCTGCAAAACGGCAAAGAAAACAG TACCTTATCCCACCGCCTcccccctgcctccccctccacccacagCATCGCCGGCGCCTCGGGagtctcctcctcgtcctccactcCATCCTCTCGTCTCTCCAGAGGATCCACGGTGCGGAGCACGTTCCACGGAGGCCAGATCAGAGACCGCCGGCCCCCCTCTCACGCCCCCCCGGCCTCCCCGACGCCGTCCCACGACGCCAGCCCGCTCCCCCACGCCAGGACCCGGGCCACCACCAACCTGCTGAGCAAGATCACCTCCAAGCTGACCCGCAG GGTCACTCTTGACCCCTCTAAACGTCAGAGCTCAAACAAGTCCATGTCGGGCTGCACCCTCCCACAGGGAACAAAAACAGTTA
- the mark4b gene encoding MAP/microtubule affinity-regulating kinase 4 isoform X6, whose translation MSLRTALPGNERNPDHHASLSASRSEKGTGWSSRSLGARCRNSIAFCSDEQPRIGNYRLLKTIGKGNFAKVKLARHILTGREVAIKIIDKTQLNPTSLQKLFREVRIMKTLNHPNIVQLFEVIETEKTLYLIMEYASGGEVFDYLVAHGRMKEKEARAKFRQIVSAVHYCHQKNIVHRDLKAENLLLDADSNIKIADFGFSNEFTAGSKLDTFCGSPPYAAPELFQGKKYDGPEVDIWSLGVILYTLVSGSLPFDGQNLKELRERVLRGKYRVPFYMSTDCEGILRRFLVLNPTKRCSLEQIMKDKWINVGYDSDELKPHIEPVEDFTDTSRIDVMVGMGFNREDIKDALVSRKYNEITATYLLLGRKTETDVTDSRSGSTLSLARVRHGTITNGTSKHSTSSSSSGATSSSSGHKAQRSASTYHRQRRHSDFCGPAAPGSAHPKRSPSGAGEGAGLKEERLSVRKPSTSTVGSRSIPTPSSPMVSSAHNPNKAEIPDRRKEVNSTTNNIPASAMTRRNTYVCTDRSGSDRHSLLQNGKENSTLSHRLPPASPSTHSIAGASGVSSSSSTPSSRLSRGSTVRSTFHGGQIRDRRPPSHAPPASPTPSHDASPLPHARTRATTNLLSKITSKLTRRVTLDPSKRQSSNKSMSGCTLPQGTKTVNEPERISRSPVTRSGVLPVSLGCSSPVPA comes from the exons CATGCCTCCCTGTCGGCCAGCCGCTCAGAGAAAGGCACTGGCTGGTCGAGTCGCTCCCTCGGCGCCCGATGTCGTAACTCCATTGCCTTTTGTTCGGATGAGCAGCCGCGCATCGGCAACTACCGGCTGCTCAAGACCATCGGCAAGGGAAACTTTGCCAAGGTCAAGCTGGCACGACACATATTGACCGGCAGAGAG GTTGCAATAAAGATCATCGACAAAACACAGCTCAACCCGACCAGCCTGCAGAAG ctgtttcGAGAGGTACGCATCATGAAAACTCTGAACCACCCCAACATAG tccAGTTATTTGAGGTTATTGAGACGGAAAAGACACTCTACCTGATTATGGAGTATGCAAGCGGAG GTGAAGTGTTCGACTACCTCGTGGCTCATGGCAGAATGAAGGAGAAAGAGGCCAGAGCCAAGTTCAGACAG ATTGTCTCGGCGGTGCACTACTGTCATCAGAAGAATATTGTTCACAGAGACTTGAAG GCGGAGAACTTGCTACTAGACGCTGACTCCAACATCAAAATAGCCGACTTTGGGTTCAGCAACGAGTTCACTGCAGGCAGTAAACTGGACACGTTCTGCGGCTCCCCGCCCTACGCCGCCCCGGAGCTCTTCCAGGGGAAGAAGTACGACGGTCCAGAGGTGGACATCTGGAGCCTGGGCGTCATCCTGTACACGCTGGTCAGCGGTTCGTTGCCCTTTGACGGCCAGAACCTAAAG GAGCTCCGGGAGCGTGTGTTGAGAGGGAAGTATCGCGTGCCCTTCTACATGTCCACGGACTGTGAGGGAATTCTGCGCCGCTTCCTGGTCCTGAACCCCACCAAGAGATGCTCCCTGGAG CAAATAATGAAAGATAAATGGATTAACGTCGGCTACGACAGCGACGAGCTCAAGCCCCATATAGAGCCTGTGGAGGACTTCACAGACACCAGCCGCATTG ACGTGATGGTTGGGATGGGCTTCAACAGGGAAGACATCAAAGACGCACTGGTCAGTCGCAAGTACAATGAAATCACTGCCACATACTTGCTGCTGGGACGCAAGACCGAG aCGGATGTCACCGACTCCCGATCAGGCAGCACCTTAAGTCTGGCTCGAGTCCGACACGGCACCATCACCAACGGAACAAGCAAACactccacttcctcttcctcctctggtgCAACGTCTTCCTCCTCCGGCCATAAGGCCCAGCGCAGCGCCTCCACGTACCACCGCCAGAGACGACACTCCGACTTCT GTggtccagcagctcctgggtCGGCGCATCCCAAACGGAGCCCCAGTGGCGCGGgcgagggggcggggcttaaagAGGAGCGCCTGTCGGTACGCAAGCCGAGCACCAGCACCGTGGGCTCCCGTAGCATCCCGACCCCCTCCAGTCCCATGGTTAGCTCCGCCCACAACCCAAATAAAGCTGAGATACCTGACCGACGCAAAGAGGTCAACTCGACTACG AATAACATCCCGGCCAGTGCCATGACTCGAAGGAACACGTACGTGTGCACGGACCGATCCGGCTCTGACAGACACTCCCTGCTGCAAAACGGCAAAGAAAACAG TACCTTATCCCACCGCCTcccccctgcctccccctccacccacagCATCGCCGGCGCCTCGGGagtctcctcctcgtcctccactcCATCCTCTCGTCTCTCCAGAGGATCCACGGTGCGGAGCACGTTCCACGGAGGCCAGATCAGAGACCGCCGGCCCCCCTCTCACGCCCCCCCGGCCTCCCCGACGCCGTCCCACGACGCCAGCCCGCTCCCCCACGCCAGGACCCGGGCCACCACCAACCTGCTGAGCAAGATCACCTCCAAGCTGACCCGCAG GGTCACTCTTGACCCCTCTAAACGTCAGAGCTCAAACAAGTCCATGTCGGGCTGCACCCTCCCACAGGGAACAAAAACAGTTA
- the mark4b gene encoding MAP/microtubule affinity-regulating kinase 4 isoform X7 — protein sequence MSLRTALPGNERNPDHHASLSASRSEKGTGWSSRSLGARCRNSIAFCSDEQPRIGNYRLLKTIGKGNFAKVKLARHILTGREVAIKIIDKTQLNPTSLQKLFREVRIMKTLNHPNIVQLFEVIETEKTLYLIMEYASGGEVFDYLVAHGRMKEKEARAKFRQIVSAVHYCHQKNIVHRDLKAENLLLDADSNIKIADFGFSNEFTAGSKLDTFCGSPPYAAPELFQGKKYDGPEVDIWSLGVILYTLVSGSLPFDGQNLKELRERVLRGKYRVPFYMSTDCEGILRRFLVLNPTKRCSLEQIMKDKWINVGYDSDELKPHIEPVEDFTDTSRIDVMVGMGFNREDIKDALVSRKYNEITATYLLLGRKTETDVTDSRSGSTLSLARVRHGTITNGTSKHSTSSSSSGATSSSSGHKAQRSASTYHRQRRHSDFCGPAAPGSAHPKRSPSGAGEGAGLKEERLSVRKPSTSTVGSRSIPTPSSPMVSSAHNPNKAEIPDRRKEVNSTTNNIPASAMTRRNTYVCTDRSGSDRHSLLQNGKENSTLSHRLPPASPSTHSIAGASGVSSSSSTPSSRLSRGSTVRSTFHGGQIRDRRPPSHAPPASPTPSHDASPLPHARTRATTNLLSKITSKLTRRRT from the exons CATGCCTCCCTGTCGGCCAGCCGCTCAGAGAAAGGCACTGGCTGGTCGAGTCGCTCCCTCGGCGCCCGATGTCGTAACTCCATTGCCTTTTGTTCGGATGAGCAGCCGCGCATCGGCAACTACCGGCTGCTCAAGACCATCGGCAAGGGAAACTTTGCCAAGGTCAAGCTGGCACGACACATATTGACCGGCAGAGAG GTTGCAATAAAGATCATCGACAAAACACAGCTCAACCCGACCAGCCTGCAGAAG ctgtttcGAGAGGTACGCATCATGAAAACTCTGAACCACCCCAACATAG tccAGTTATTTGAGGTTATTGAGACGGAAAAGACACTCTACCTGATTATGGAGTATGCAAGCGGAG GTGAAGTGTTCGACTACCTCGTGGCTCATGGCAGAATGAAGGAGAAAGAGGCCAGAGCCAAGTTCAGACAG ATTGTCTCGGCGGTGCACTACTGTCATCAGAAGAATATTGTTCACAGAGACTTGAAG GCGGAGAACTTGCTACTAGACGCTGACTCCAACATCAAAATAGCCGACTTTGGGTTCAGCAACGAGTTCACTGCAGGCAGTAAACTGGACACGTTCTGCGGCTCCCCGCCCTACGCCGCCCCGGAGCTCTTCCAGGGGAAGAAGTACGACGGTCCAGAGGTGGACATCTGGAGCCTGGGCGTCATCCTGTACACGCTGGTCAGCGGTTCGTTGCCCTTTGACGGCCAGAACCTAAAG GAGCTCCGGGAGCGTGTGTTGAGAGGGAAGTATCGCGTGCCCTTCTACATGTCCACGGACTGTGAGGGAATTCTGCGCCGCTTCCTGGTCCTGAACCCCACCAAGAGATGCTCCCTGGAG CAAATAATGAAAGATAAATGGATTAACGTCGGCTACGACAGCGACGAGCTCAAGCCCCATATAGAGCCTGTGGAGGACTTCACAGACACCAGCCGCATTG ACGTGATGGTTGGGATGGGCTTCAACAGGGAAGACATCAAAGACGCACTGGTCAGTCGCAAGTACAATGAAATCACTGCCACATACTTGCTGCTGGGACGCAAGACCGAG aCGGATGTCACCGACTCCCGATCAGGCAGCACCTTAAGTCTGGCTCGAGTCCGACACGGCACCATCACCAACGGAACAAGCAAACactccacttcctcttcctcctctggtgCAACGTCTTCCTCCTCCGGCCATAAGGCCCAGCGCAGCGCCTCCACGTACCACCGCCAGAGACGACACTCCGACTTCT GTggtccagcagctcctgggtCGGCGCATCCCAAACGGAGCCCCAGTGGCGCGGgcgagggggcggggcttaaagAGGAGCGCCTGTCGGTACGCAAGCCGAGCACCAGCACCGTGGGCTCCCGTAGCATCCCGACCCCCTCCAGTCCCATGGTTAGCTCCGCCCACAACCCAAATAAAGCTGAGATACCTGACCGACGCAAAGAGGTCAACTCGACTACG AATAACATCCCGGCCAGTGCCATGACTCGAAGGAACACGTACGTGTGCACGGACCGATCCGGCTCTGACAGACACTCCCTGCTGCAAAACGGCAAAGAAAACAG TACCTTATCCCACCGCCTcccccctgcctccccctccacccacagCATCGCCGGCGCCTCGGGagtctcctcctcgtcctccactcCATCCTCTCGTCTCTCCAGAGGATCCACGGTGCGGAGCACGTTCCACGGAGGCCAGATCAGAGACCGCCGGCCCCCCTCTCACGCCCCCCCGGCCTCCCCGACGCCGTCCCACGACGCCAGCCCGCTCCCCCACGCCAGGACCCGGGCCACCACCAACCTGCTGAGCAAGATCACCTCCAAGCTGACCCGCAG